The Canis lupus dingo isolate Sandy chromosome 8, ASM325472v2, whole genome shotgun sequence genome has a segment encoding these proteins:
- the LOC112656940 gene encoding 60S ribosomal protein L27a-like yields the protein MFGSSRSTIPRTKPLSSRLRKTRKLRGHMSHGHGRIGKHQKHPGGQGNAGGMHHHRINFDKYHPGYFGKVGMRHYHLKRNQSFCPTVNLDKVWTLVSEQTQVNAAKNKAGAAPIIDVRSGYYKVLGKGKLPKQPIIVKAKFFSRRAEETIKGVGGACVLLA from the exons ATGTTCGGGTCCTCAAGGAGTACCATTCCCAGGACAAAGCCCCTTTCCTCCAG ACTGAGGAAGACCCGGAAACTTCGGGGCCACATGAGCCATGGCCACGGCCGCATTGGCAAGCACCAGAAGCACCCAGGAGGCCAGGGTAATGCTGGTGGCATGCATCATCACAGGATCAACTTTGACAAATATCACCCAGGTTACTTTGGAAAAGTCGGTATGAGACATTACCACTTAAAGAGAAACCAGAGCTTTTGCCCAACTGTCAACCTTGATAAAGTGTGGACCTTAGTCAGTGAGCAGACACAGGTAAATGCCGCCAAAAACAAGGCTGGAGCTGCTCCTATTATCGATGTGCGATCGGGCTACTACAAAGTTTTGGGAAAGGGAAAGCTCCCAAAACAGCCTATCATCGTGAAGGCCAAATTCTTCAGTAGAAGAGCTGAGGAAACGATAAAGGGTGTGGGGGGTGCCTGCGTTCTGTTAGCTTGA
- the DHRS1 gene encoding dehydrogenase/reductase SDR family member 1 has translation MAASMKGKVCVVTGASRGIGRGIALQLCQAGATVYITGRHMDTLQATAEEAQSRGGQCVPVVCDSSQESEVQRLFEQVDQEQQGRLDVLVNNAYAGVPAIMKNINKAFWESPASIWDDINNVGLRGHYLCSVYGARLMVPAGQGLIVVISSIGGLQYFFNVSYGVGKAACDRLAADCAQELRRHGVSYVSLWPGMVQTELVKEVVVKNENTDDPLLKQLRSNFSSAETTEMSGKCVVALATDPNILSLSGKVLPSCDLARRYSLQDVDGRPIQDYLSLSSVLSHASSLGWLASYLPGFLHMPKWIMTLYASKF, from the exons ATGGCAGCTTCTATGAAGGGCAAGGTGTGCGTGGTGACTGGTGCTTCCAGGGGTATTGGCCGCGGCATCGCCTTGCAGCTCTGCCAAGCCGGCGCCACAGTTTACATCACAGGCCGCCATATGGACACACTGCAGGCCACTGCTGAGGAG GCACAATCTCGAGGGGGCCAGTGTGTGCCCGTGGTGTGCGATTCAAGCCAGGAGAGTGAAGTCCAAAGGCTGTTTGAGCAAGTGGATCAGGAACAGCAGGGGCGTCTGGATGTGCTAGTCAACAATGCCTATGCCGGAGTCCCG GCAATTATGAAGAACATTAACAAGGCATTCTGGGAAAGCCCAGCCTCCATCTGGGATGATATCAATAATGTTGGATTGAG AGGCCACTACCTGTGCTCGGTGTATGGAGCACGGCTCATGGTACCAGCTGGCCAGGGGCTCATCGTGGTCATCTCCTCCATTGGAGGGCTGCAGTATTTCTTCAATGTCTCCTATGGTGTGGGCAAAGCTGCG TGCGACAGGCTGGCTGCTGACTGTGCCCAGGAGCTGCGGCGCCATGGGGTCAGCTACGTGTCTCTGTGGCCAGGGATGGTGCAAACAGAACTAGTGAAGGAGGTCGTGGTGAAAAACGAAAATACTGACGATCCCCTGTTGAAACAG CTCAGATCTAATTTCTCCTCTGCAGAGACCACAGAAATGAGTGGCAAATGTGTGGTGGCTTTGGCAACAG ACCCCAATATCCTGAGCCTGAGTGGGAAGGTGCTGCCATCTTGTGACCTTGCTCGCCGCTACAGCCTTCAGGATGTGGATG GCCGCCCCATCCAAGACTATTTGTCTTTGAGCTCGGTTCTCTCCCATGCCTCTAGCCTGGGCTGGCTGGCCTCCTACTTGCCTGGCTTCCTTCATATGCCCAAGTGGATTATGACCCTCTACGCTAGCAAATTCTAA
- the NOP9 gene encoding nucleolar protein 9 isoform X1, with protein MGLGPRSPHRAGRGVPAGGKRGRGAKGSGRPPPGRGHCPPAEGSSEPALAAHPHLSPEALGYFRRALSALKEAPEPGAERELMVHNVLKEVEAQALALATNRTGSEIMQELLGFSPLKSLCRIWAALRPSLRLVACHRCGVHVLQSALLQLPRLLGSLAEKEEEEDVEEEDGKDGPLENLEELVLGLASEVCDDFLFYCGDTHGSFVVRTLLQVLGGTLLESERARHRGSQSPDTQRAPARECKPTDFEVPKTFLNHLQDLSSCFLKDIAVFITDKISSFCLQVALQILHRKLPQFCAHLCSAVISYLSSRNSSADGSPLLLFLRDQTSSRLLEQVLLVLEPLRLQSLFEDHFQGQLQALAAHPIANFPLQRLLDAITTRELLSPVFEELSPALEAVLAQGHSGVVIALVGACRRVGAHQAQVLQLLLEAFHCAEPSSRQVACVPLFATLMAYEVYYGLLEEEGVVPTEHQVEMAMAQALGEVTVLGSLLLQHLLHFSSPGIILQSLGALTGPQLLTLAQSPAGSHVLDAVLTSPSVTRKQRRRVLKTLKGQYVALACSRHGSRVLDAIWSGAALGARKEIAAELGERDQELIRDPFGHHVARNVALTTFLKRREAWEQQQGAVAKRRRALNSILED; from the exons ATGGGGCTGGGTCCGCGCTCCCCCCACagggcggggcgcggggtcccAGCAGGCGGCAAACGAGGGCGCGGGGCCAAGGGGTCGGGGCGCCCCCCGCCAGGCCGCGGGCACTGCCCTCCTGCGGAGGGGAGCTCGGAGCCGGCCCTCGCCGCGCACCCGCACCTGAGCCCCGAAGCTCTGGGGTATTTCCGCCGGGCGCTGTCCGCCCTCAAGGAGGCTCCCGAGCCCGGAGCAGAACGAG AACTGATGGTGCACAATGTTTTGAAGGAAGTGGAGGCTCAGGCCCTGGCCTTGGCCACAAACAGGACTGGCAGTGAGATTATGCAGGAACTGTTGGGATTCAGTCCCCTGAAATCTCTGTGTCGAATCTGGGCCGCTTTGCGCCCCAGTTTACGCCTAGTGGCCTGTCATCGATGTGGGGTGCATGTATTGCAAAGTGCTTTGCTGCAGCTGCCTCGGTTGCTGGGGAGCctggcagagaaggaagaggaggaggatgtggaggaggaggatggcaAGGATGGACCCTTGGAGAACCTGGAGGAGCTGGTTTTGGGACTAGCCTCTGAGGTGTGTGACGATTTTCTTTTCTACTGTGGAGACACACATGGCAGCTTCGTGGTCAGAACTCTGCTGCAGGTGTTGGGAGGGACTCTTCTGGAGTCTGAGAGAGCCAGACACCGTGGCTCTCAGTCACCTG ACACACAAAGGGCCCCAGCTCGGGAGTGTAAGCCAACTGATTTTGAGGTCCCTAAAACCTTCTTGAATCACCTTCAGGACCTGAGCTCTTGTTTTCTGAAGGACATTGCTG TATTTATCACTGACAAGATCTCCAGCTTCTGCCTTCAAGTGGCCTTGCAAATCTTACACCGCAAACTGCCCCAGTTTTGTGCTCATCTCTGCAGTGCTGTGATCAGTTATCTGAGTAGCCGCAACTCCTCAGCAGACGGCAG CCCCCTACTGCTATTTCTGCGGGATCAGACGAGCTCCAGACTCCTGGAGCAGGTTCTGCTGGTGTTGGAGCCCCTGAGGCTCCAGAGCCTCTTTGAGGATCACTTCCAGGGGCAGCTGCAGGCCCTAGCTGCACACCCTATTGCCAACTTTCCTTTGCAGCGTTTACTGGATGCTATTACTACCCGTGAGCTG cTGTCCCCTGTGTTTGAGGAGCTGAGCCCTGCCCTGGAAGCTGTGCTGGCTCAAGGTCACTCAGGGGTGGTCATTGCCCTGGTGGGGGCCTGCCGCAGAGTTGGGGCCCACCAAGCCCAGGTCCTGCAGCTGTTGTTGGAG GCATTCCACTGTGCAGAGCCCTCTTCCCGGCAAGTGGCCTGTGTGCCTCTCTTTGCCACTTTGATGGCTTATGAGGTGTACTATGGACTGCTCGAGGAGGAGGGGGTAGTGCCCACAGAGCACCAG GTGGAAATGGCCatggcccaggccctgggggaagTGACAGTCCTTGGATCTCTGCTGCTCCAGCATCTGTTGCACTTCTCTAGTCCTGGTATTATACTGCAAAGTCTGGGTGCCTTGACGGGACCACAACTTCTGACTCTAGCCCAGAGCCCTGCTGGGTCCCACGTGCTTGATGCTGTCCTAACCAGTCCCTCCGTGACACGCAAGCAGCGCCGCCGTGTGCTGAAGACCCTAAAG GGACAGTATGTGGCTCTGGCCTGCAGTCGCCATGGCAGTCGTGTACTAGATGCCATCTGGAGTGGAGCAGCCTTGGGGGCCCGGAAGGAAATTGCTGCTGAGCTGG GAGAACGGGACCAGGAGCTGATAAGAGACCCTTTTGGCCACCATGTGGCTCGAAACGTGGCACTGACTACTTTCCTGAAGCGCCGAGAGGCTTGGGAACAGCAGCAAGGGGCAGTGGCCAAGCGGAGGCGGGCTTTGAACTCAATACTTGAAGACTGA
- the NOP9 gene encoding nucleolar protein 9 isoform X3 — protein sequence MGLGPRSPHRAGRGVPAGGKRGRGAKGSGRPPPGRGHCPPAEGSSEPALAAHPHLSPEALGYFRRALSALKEAPEPGAERELMVHNVLKEVEAQALALATNRTGSEIMQELLGFSPLKSLCRIWAALRPSLRLVACHRCGVHVLQSALLQLPRLLGSLAEKEEEEDVEEEDGKDGPLENLEELVLGLASEVCDDFLFYCGDTHGSFVVRTLLQVLGGTLLESERARHRGSQSPDTQRAPARECKPTDFEVPKTFLNHLQDLSSCFLKDIAVFITDKISSFCLQVALQILHRKLPQFCAHLCSAVISYLSSRNSSADGSPLLLFLRDQTSSRLLEQVLLVLEPLRLQSLFEDHFQGQLQALAAHPIANFPLQRLLDAITTRELLSPVFEELSPALEAVLAQGHSGVVIALVGACRRVGAHQAQVLQLLLEVEMAMAQALGEVTVLGSLLLQHLLHFSSPGIILQSLGALTGPQLLTLAQSPAGSHVLDAVLTSPSVTRKQRRRVLKTLKGQYVALACSRHGSRVLDAIWSGAALGARKEIAAELGERDQELIRDPFGHHVARNVALTTFLKRREAWEQQQGAVAKRRRALNSILED from the exons ATGGGGCTGGGTCCGCGCTCCCCCCACagggcggggcgcggggtcccAGCAGGCGGCAAACGAGGGCGCGGGGCCAAGGGGTCGGGGCGCCCCCCGCCAGGCCGCGGGCACTGCCCTCCTGCGGAGGGGAGCTCGGAGCCGGCCCTCGCCGCGCACCCGCACCTGAGCCCCGAAGCTCTGGGGTATTTCCGCCGGGCGCTGTCCGCCCTCAAGGAGGCTCCCGAGCCCGGAGCAGAACGAG AACTGATGGTGCACAATGTTTTGAAGGAAGTGGAGGCTCAGGCCCTGGCCTTGGCCACAAACAGGACTGGCAGTGAGATTATGCAGGAACTGTTGGGATTCAGTCCCCTGAAATCTCTGTGTCGAATCTGGGCCGCTTTGCGCCCCAGTTTACGCCTAGTGGCCTGTCATCGATGTGGGGTGCATGTATTGCAAAGTGCTTTGCTGCAGCTGCCTCGGTTGCTGGGGAGCctggcagagaaggaagaggaggaggatgtggaggaggaggatggcaAGGATGGACCCTTGGAGAACCTGGAGGAGCTGGTTTTGGGACTAGCCTCTGAGGTGTGTGACGATTTTCTTTTCTACTGTGGAGACACACATGGCAGCTTCGTGGTCAGAACTCTGCTGCAGGTGTTGGGAGGGACTCTTCTGGAGTCTGAGAGAGCCAGACACCGTGGCTCTCAGTCACCTG ACACACAAAGGGCCCCAGCTCGGGAGTGTAAGCCAACTGATTTTGAGGTCCCTAAAACCTTCTTGAATCACCTTCAGGACCTGAGCTCTTGTTTTCTGAAGGACATTGCTG TATTTATCACTGACAAGATCTCCAGCTTCTGCCTTCAAGTGGCCTTGCAAATCTTACACCGCAAACTGCCCCAGTTTTGTGCTCATCTCTGCAGTGCTGTGATCAGTTATCTGAGTAGCCGCAACTCCTCAGCAGACGGCAG CCCCCTACTGCTATTTCTGCGGGATCAGACGAGCTCCAGACTCCTGGAGCAGGTTCTGCTGGTGTTGGAGCCCCTGAGGCTCCAGAGCCTCTTTGAGGATCACTTCCAGGGGCAGCTGCAGGCCCTAGCTGCACACCCTATTGCCAACTTTCCTTTGCAGCGTTTACTGGATGCTATTACTACCCGTGAGCTG cTGTCCCCTGTGTTTGAGGAGCTGAGCCCTGCCCTGGAAGCTGTGCTGGCTCAAGGTCACTCAGGGGTGGTCATTGCCCTGGTGGGGGCCTGCCGCAGAGTTGGGGCCCACCAAGCCCAGGTCCTGCAGCTGTTGTTGGAG GTGGAAATGGCCatggcccaggccctgggggaagTGACAGTCCTTGGATCTCTGCTGCTCCAGCATCTGTTGCACTTCTCTAGTCCTGGTATTATACTGCAAAGTCTGGGTGCCTTGACGGGACCACAACTTCTGACTCTAGCCCAGAGCCCTGCTGGGTCCCACGTGCTTGATGCTGTCCTAACCAGTCCCTCCGTGACACGCAAGCAGCGCCGCCGTGTGCTGAAGACCCTAAAG GGACAGTATGTGGCTCTGGCCTGCAGTCGCCATGGCAGTCGTGTACTAGATGCCATCTGGAGTGGAGCAGCCTTGGGGGCCCGGAAGGAAATTGCTGCTGAGCTGG GAGAACGGGACCAGGAGCTGATAAGAGACCCTTTTGGCCACCATGTGGCTCGAAACGTGGCACTGACTACTTTCCTGAAGCGCCGAGAGGCTTGGGAACAGCAGCAAGGGGCAGTGGCCAAGCGGAGGCGGGCTTTGAACTCAATACTTGAAGACTGA
- the NOP9 gene encoding nucleolar protein 9 isoform X2 → MGLGPRSPHRAGRGVPAGGKRGRGAKGSGRPPPGRGHCPPAEGSSEPALAAHPHLSPEALGYFRRALSALKEAPEPGAERELMVHNVLKEVEAQALALATNRTGSEIMQELLGFSPLKSLCRIWAALRPSLRLVACHRCGVHVLQSALLQLPRLLGSLAEKEEEEDVEEEDGKDGPLENLEELVLGLASEVCDDFLFYCGDTHGSFVVRTLLQVLGGTLLESERARHRGSQSPVFITDKISSFCLQVALQILHRKLPQFCAHLCSAVISYLSSRNSSADGSPLLLFLRDQTSSRLLEQVLLVLEPLRLQSLFEDHFQGQLQALAAHPIANFPLQRLLDAITTRELLSPVFEELSPALEAVLAQGHSGVVIALVGACRRVGAHQAQVLQLLLEAFHCAEPSSRQVACVPLFATLMAYEVYYGLLEEEGVVPTEHQVEMAMAQALGEVTVLGSLLLQHLLHFSSPGIILQSLGALTGPQLLTLAQSPAGSHVLDAVLTSPSVTRKQRRRVLKTLKGQYVALACSRHGSRVLDAIWSGAALGARKEIAAELGERDQELIRDPFGHHVARNVALTTFLKRREAWEQQQGAVAKRRRALNSILED, encoded by the exons ATGGGGCTGGGTCCGCGCTCCCCCCACagggcggggcgcggggtcccAGCAGGCGGCAAACGAGGGCGCGGGGCCAAGGGGTCGGGGCGCCCCCCGCCAGGCCGCGGGCACTGCCCTCCTGCGGAGGGGAGCTCGGAGCCGGCCCTCGCCGCGCACCCGCACCTGAGCCCCGAAGCTCTGGGGTATTTCCGCCGGGCGCTGTCCGCCCTCAAGGAGGCTCCCGAGCCCGGAGCAGAACGAG AACTGATGGTGCACAATGTTTTGAAGGAAGTGGAGGCTCAGGCCCTGGCCTTGGCCACAAACAGGACTGGCAGTGAGATTATGCAGGAACTGTTGGGATTCAGTCCCCTGAAATCTCTGTGTCGAATCTGGGCCGCTTTGCGCCCCAGTTTACGCCTAGTGGCCTGTCATCGATGTGGGGTGCATGTATTGCAAAGTGCTTTGCTGCAGCTGCCTCGGTTGCTGGGGAGCctggcagagaaggaagaggaggaggatgtggaggaggaggatggcaAGGATGGACCCTTGGAGAACCTGGAGGAGCTGGTTTTGGGACTAGCCTCTGAGGTGTGTGACGATTTTCTTTTCTACTGTGGAGACACACATGGCAGCTTCGTGGTCAGAACTCTGCTGCAGGTGTTGGGAGGGACTCTTCTGGAGTCTGAGAGAGCCAGACACCGTGGCTCTCAGTCACCTG TATTTATCACTGACAAGATCTCCAGCTTCTGCCTTCAAGTGGCCTTGCAAATCTTACACCGCAAACTGCCCCAGTTTTGTGCTCATCTCTGCAGTGCTGTGATCAGTTATCTGAGTAGCCGCAACTCCTCAGCAGACGGCAG CCCCCTACTGCTATTTCTGCGGGATCAGACGAGCTCCAGACTCCTGGAGCAGGTTCTGCTGGTGTTGGAGCCCCTGAGGCTCCAGAGCCTCTTTGAGGATCACTTCCAGGGGCAGCTGCAGGCCCTAGCTGCACACCCTATTGCCAACTTTCCTTTGCAGCGTTTACTGGATGCTATTACTACCCGTGAGCTG cTGTCCCCTGTGTTTGAGGAGCTGAGCCCTGCCCTGGAAGCTGTGCTGGCTCAAGGTCACTCAGGGGTGGTCATTGCCCTGGTGGGGGCCTGCCGCAGAGTTGGGGCCCACCAAGCCCAGGTCCTGCAGCTGTTGTTGGAG GCATTCCACTGTGCAGAGCCCTCTTCCCGGCAAGTGGCCTGTGTGCCTCTCTTTGCCACTTTGATGGCTTATGAGGTGTACTATGGACTGCTCGAGGAGGAGGGGGTAGTGCCCACAGAGCACCAG GTGGAAATGGCCatggcccaggccctgggggaagTGACAGTCCTTGGATCTCTGCTGCTCCAGCATCTGTTGCACTTCTCTAGTCCTGGTATTATACTGCAAAGTCTGGGTGCCTTGACGGGACCACAACTTCTGACTCTAGCCCAGAGCCCTGCTGGGTCCCACGTGCTTGATGCTGTCCTAACCAGTCCCTCCGTGACACGCAAGCAGCGCCGCCGTGTGCTGAAGACCCTAAAG GGACAGTATGTGGCTCTGGCCTGCAGTCGCCATGGCAGTCGTGTACTAGATGCCATCTGGAGTGGAGCAGCCTTGGGGGCCCGGAAGGAAATTGCTGCTGAGCTGG GAGAACGGGACCAGGAGCTGATAAGAGACCCTTTTGGCCACCATGTGGCTCGAAACGTGGCACTGACTACTTTCCTGAAGCGCCGAGAGGCTTGGGAACAGCAGCAAGGGGCAGTGGCCAAGCGGAGGCGGGCTTTGAACTCAATACTTGAAGACTGA
- the NOP9 gene encoding nucleolar protein 9 isoform X4: MVHNVLKEVEAQALALATNRTGSEIMQELLGFSPLKSLCRIWAALRPSLRLVACHRCGVHVLQSALLQLPRLLGSLAEKEEEEDVEEEDGKDGPLENLEELVLGLASEVCDDFLFYCGDTHGSFVVRTLLQVLGGTLLESERARHRGSQSPDTQRAPARECKPTDFEVPKTFLNHLQDLSSCFLKDIAVFITDKISSFCLQVALQILHRKLPQFCAHLCSAVISYLSSRNSSADGSPLLLFLRDQTSSRLLEQVLLVLEPLRLQSLFEDHFQGQLQALAAHPIANFPLQRLLDAITTRELLSPVFEELSPALEAVLAQGHSGVVIALVGACRRVGAHQAQVLQLLLEAFHCAEPSSRQVACVPLFATLMAYEVYYGLLEEEGVVPTEHQVEMAMAQALGEVTVLGSLLLQHLLHFSSPGIILQSLGALTGPQLLTLAQSPAGSHVLDAVLTSPSVTRKQRRRVLKTLKGQYVALACSRHGSRVLDAIWSGAALGARKEIAAELGERDQELIRDPFGHHVARNVALTTFLKRREAWEQQQGAVAKRRRALNSILED; the protein is encoded by the exons ATGGTGCACAATGTTTTGAAGGAAGTGGAGGCTCAGGCCCTGGCCTTGGCCACAAACAGGACTGGCAGTGAGATTATGCAGGAACTGTTGGGATTCAGTCCCCTGAAATCTCTGTGTCGAATCTGGGCCGCTTTGCGCCCCAGTTTACGCCTAGTGGCCTGTCATCGATGTGGGGTGCATGTATTGCAAAGTGCTTTGCTGCAGCTGCCTCGGTTGCTGGGGAGCctggcagagaaggaagaggaggaggatgtggaggaggaggatggcaAGGATGGACCCTTGGAGAACCTGGAGGAGCTGGTTTTGGGACTAGCCTCTGAGGTGTGTGACGATTTTCTTTTCTACTGTGGAGACACACATGGCAGCTTCGTGGTCAGAACTCTGCTGCAGGTGTTGGGAGGGACTCTTCTGGAGTCTGAGAGAGCCAGACACCGTGGCTCTCAGTCACCTG ACACACAAAGGGCCCCAGCTCGGGAGTGTAAGCCAACTGATTTTGAGGTCCCTAAAACCTTCTTGAATCACCTTCAGGACCTGAGCTCTTGTTTTCTGAAGGACATTGCTG TATTTATCACTGACAAGATCTCCAGCTTCTGCCTTCAAGTGGCCTTGCAAATCTTACACCGCAAACTGCCCCAGTTTTGTGCTCATCTCTGCAGTGCTGTGATCAGTTATCTGAGTAGCCGCAACTCCTCAGCAGACGGCAG CCCCCTACTGCTATTTCTGCGGGATCAGACGAGCTCCAGACTCCTGGAGCAGGTTCTGCTGGTGTTGGAGCCCCTGAGGCTCCAGAGCCTCTTTGAGGATCACTTCCAGGGGCAGCTGCAGGCCCTAGCTGCACACCCTATTGCCAACTTTCCTTTGCAGCGTTTACTGGATGCTATTACTACCCGTGAGCTG cTGTCCCCTGTGTTTGAGGAGCTGAGCCCTGCCCTGGAAGCTGTGCTGGCTCAAGGTCACTCAGGGGTGGTCATTGCCCTGGTGGGGGCCTGCCGCAGAGTTGGGGCCCACCAAGCCCAGGTCCTGCAGCTGTTGTTGGAG GCATTCCACTGTGCAGAGCCCTCTTCCCGGCAAGTGGCCTGTGTGCCTCTCTTTGCCACTTTGATGGCTTATGAGGTGTACTATGGACTGCTCGAGGAGGAGGGGGTAGTGCCCACAGAGCACCAG GTGGAAATGGCCatggcccaggccctgggggaagTGACAGTCCTTGGATCTCTGCTGCTCCAGCATCTGTTGCACTTCTCTAGTCCTGGTATTATACTGCAAAGTCTGGGTGCCTTGACGGGACCACAACTTCTGACTCTAGCCCAGAGCCCTGCTGGGTCCCACGTGCTTGATGCTGTCCTAACCAGTCCCTCCGTGACACGCAAGCAGCGCCGCCGTGTGCTGAAGACCCTAAAG GGACAGTATGTGGCTCTGGCCTGCAGTCGCCATGGCAGTCGTGTACTAGATGCCATCTGGAGTGGAGCAGCCTTGGGGGCCCGGAAGGAAATTGCTGCTGAGCTGG GAGAACGGGACCAGGAGCTGATAAGAGACCCTTTTGGCCACCATGTGGCTCGAAACGTGGCACTGACTACTTTCCTGAAGCGCCGAGAGGCTTGGGAACAGCAGCAAGGGGCAGTGGCCAAGCGGAGGCGGGCTTTGAACTCAATACTTGAAGACTGA
- the CIDEB gene encoding cell death activator CIDE-B, giving the protein MEYLSALNPSGLLRSVSNMSSEFGRKVWTSPPPPQRPFRVCDHKRTTRKGLTAATRQELLDKATEALLLSGMLTLVLEEDGTAVESEDFFQLLEDDTCLMVLECGQSWSPSRSGMLSYGLGREKPKHSKDIARITFDVYKQNPRDLFGSLNVKATFYGLYSMSCDFQGLGPKKVLRELLRWTSALLQGLGHMLLGISSSLRHLVEGAEQWHWQRQGRLHPY; this is encoded by the exons aTGGAGTACCTCTCAGCCCTGAACCCCAGTGGCCTGCTCAG GTCAGTATCCAATATGAGCTCTGAGTTTGGCCGGAAAGTCTGGACTTCACCTCCACCACCCCAGCGACCCTTCCGAGTCTGTGATCACAAGCGGACTACCCGGAAAGGTCTGACAGCTGCCACCCGCCAGGAACTGCTGGACAAG GCAACAGAGGCCCTCCTGCTGAGTGGGATGCTAACATTGGTGCTGGAGGAGGATGGGACCGCTGTGGAGAGTGAGGACTTCTTCCAGCTTTTGGAGGATGACACGTGCCTGATGGTGCTGGAGTGTGGGCAGAGCTGGAGCCCCAGCAGG AGTGGGATGCTGTCATATGGCCTGGGCCGGGAGAAGCCCAAGCACAGCAAAGACATCGCCCGCATCACCTTCGACGTATACAAGCAAAACCCTCGAGACCTCTTTGGCAGCCTCAATGTCAAAGCCACATTCTACGGGCTCTACTCCATGAGTTGTGATTTTCAAGGACTTGGCCCAAAGAAAGTACTCAG GGAGCTCCTCCGCTGGACATCTGCACTGCTGCAAGGCCTAGGCCACATGCTGCTGGGAATTTCCTCCAGCCTTCGCCACCTAGTAGAAGGGGCCGAGCAGTGGCATTGGCAGCGGCAGGGTCGCCTCCATCCCTACTGA